In Methanobacteriaceae archaeon, the following proteins share a genomic window:
- a CDS encoding redox-regulated ATPase YchF produces MLQIAVTGKPNVGKSSLFNSATLSEAEVAGYPFTTIDANKAVSHVDTKCPCKELEVECSPKNSKCEEGVRLIPVELIDVAGLVPGAHEGRGLGNKFLDDLRQAKVLIHVIDASGSTDEEGRPVEAGTYDPLDDVDFLETEVTMWLYAIVERNWERLVRKAMSERLDMGKVLHEQLSGTGILLEDILEARREMETDYTTWEKEELVEFLGKLLKIAKPTIIVANKADLPTSAENIKRLQEKYPHVIPASAESEMALTRAAQAGLISYHSGDDDFQILETDKLSENQKKALEYIRANVLKKYGSTGVQRALNEAVFDLLNMIVVYPVEDEHKLCDQKGNVLPDAILISKGSKPREMAYVIHTDIGEKFLHAVDARKNMRVGSDHELEDGDIISIICR; encoded by the coding sequence ATGCTCCAGATTGCAGTTACCGGAAAACCAAACGTTGGAAAATCATCATTATTTAACTCAGCCACACTTTCTGAGGCCGAAGTGGCCGGATATCCATTTACTACTATAGATGCCAATAAAGCAGTCTCGCATGTGGATACCAAATGTCCATGTAAGGAATTAGAAGTAGAATGCAGTCCTAAAAATTCAAAATGTGAAGAAGGAGTACGATTAATACCTGTAGAATTAATTGACGTGGCGGGCCTGGTTCCAGGGGCCCATGAAGGCAGGGGATTAGGGAACAAATTTTTGGACGATCTTCGCCAGGCCAAAGTATTGATACATGTTATAGATGCCTCAGGTTCCACAGATGAAGAAGGAAGGCCAGTAGAAGCTGGTACCTATGATCCTCTGGATGATGTCGATTTTCTAGAAACAGAAGTCACCATGTGGTTGTATGCCATTGTGGAAAGGAACTGGGAACGTTTAGTAAGAAAAGCCATGTCTGAAAGGTTGGATATGGGTAAAGTACTACATGAACAGCTTTCAGGGACAGGAATACTCTTGGAAGACATTTTAGAAGCTCGAAGAGAAATGGAAACAGATTACACCACATGGGAAAAAGAAGAACTAGTTGAATTTTTAGGAAAACTTCTTAAAATCGCCAAGCCGACTATAATCGTGGCCAATAAGGCGGATTTACCCACATCAGCTGAGAATATCAAACGATTACAGGAAAAATATCCTCATGTAATTCCTGCCTCAGCTGAATCAGAAATGGCTCTTACCCGAGCGGCCCAGGCCGGTCTTATAAGTTATCATTCAGGAGATGACGATTTCCAAATATTGGAAACGGATAAACTCAGTGAAAACCAGAAAAAGGCCCTGGAATATATTCGAGCAAATGTTTTGAAAAAATACGGCAGTACTGGTGTTCAAAGAGCATTAAATGAAGCAGTATTTGACCTTTTGAATATGATCGTGGTTTATCCAGTGGAAGATGAACACAAACTATGTGATCAGAAAGGAAATGTTTTACCCGATGCTATATTAATCTCTAAAGGATCTAAACCAAGGGAAATGGCCTATGTGATTCATACAGATATTGGTGAGAAGTTTTTGCATGCTGTGGATGCCCGTAAGAATATGCGGGTGGGCAGTGATCATGAATTAGAAGATGGCGATATTATAAGTATTATTTGTCGATAG